GCATCCAGATTTCCGCTTGCAAACCCCTACAATGAGATGATGCAAAATAAACTCAAATATATAAAGATACACGCTATGGGTCCATGGAAGCAAAATGCTTAGCGAAGAACTATTTATGATAAGTAATACCTAAAACCACATGGAGTTTCTTTGTGTATATTTAGGTAGATTAAAAAAATAGGATGTGTGTACACAAGTTTGCTACAAGCATTATGGTCACATTTTATACCATCACTAGCATAGACTGCTGCGAAAACAAAGCACCAGAAGAATCATTTACCCTGCATGTCCACCGTATAGCTGGTAACCAAAGAACAGGTTCTTCCAGATGGTTACCTGATAAGCACTGTCAAAGAAAGGTAGCAAGCCTTTTGATCTCATCAGCAGCCTGATCTGCTCCCATTGATCGAGAGTTGGATCCACACCAGTAGGATTATGTGCACATGCATGTAGAAGCACTATTGCTCCAGGAGGAGCGGCACTTAAATCTGCTAGCAGACCTGTTATCACCAGGTTTTTCCCGATCACCaggaatattaatttaaaaacagaATGGTTATAATGgtcaatataaataaataaataaaataaaaaataagtataacTGGATTCTAAGGCAGAAAAGGGTATGTTTCATACCTTCAAAGTTTAGCCCTCGTGTTGTCGGATCATAGTAGCGGTAAGTCTTCACTGATAGACCTGCTAATGTAAATACTTTTGGATGGTTTCCCCATGTTGGCTGTGGAATGTAAATTGTACGCTGGACAAGTAGCAATCTGAATCTCAAAACTACTTGCTTAAACTGCCATAATATGAAATAAGAACTAAGAGATGACACCATACTTCATGGTAATGCCTTGCCAGAAACTCGCCTCCAACCCTTAATGAGCCCGTGCCCGACAAGCATTGCACAGTAGCCACCCTAATTTCCTGAATAGCAGGACTGTTGGAAAGAGAGAAACATGTCATCGCTCactgaagaagaaaacaaaattagCAAAACTAATCATCATTCACTAGATTTTTGATGATCAATGACAAAAATAATTGACCAGAAGTTTCTTCTTTTGTTACGTTCTGTCAACTCTTATACCTCTCTGAAACATTATAGTGTGAAAAGCAAGTCCCTGttcaatgataataaaaaatgctTCCTAACTTACTGTGATCATTCTTCTTCATTTGCAACTACATATTTGCTAAAAGGCCTAATAATGTCAAGGTATATTATATGTCCATAACAGATACATTTGAAaagctctttttcttttctcttaacCATCTGCtttgtttcatgaattttattgtatcaaCAAGACAAGCTTATCAGTGTTGATATCCATTCTTCTTATCAGCCATTTGGTTTAAAATCTCAGAACTCTGAAACATGTCACTGTATTAATATGATGATAAAGGACAAAAGGCTAACTAGCACATGGAGCAGATGCAACATTTCTAAAAAAACCATTCTTCTTGGCATATCAAGTCTGCACAATTTTCCCACTAGCACTAATACAAAATAAAGCAATTTGAAAATTAAGTCAAAACACTTTCAGCCTTGCCCCTAAAGGTTTATTTTGCAAAATCCAAGGTGAACCATTATTCCATGTAAAACAACAATCGAATAGAGCTTCTATGTGCAAGTTATAACGAgacattttaaaaatatacaagaTAATTTTCTGAGTGTTAGATTATGTTGTCCTATTTAATTGGATAAGGTATATTACAGTTCTGACTGAATTTTGATTAGGGTTGTCAACCAATAGAAAGGAAGTCCAATTATAATAAGATTCCTTATTGAGGATGACTTTGATGAGAGGGACTTTCCTAATTTCTTATCCTAGACTCTCTGCTCTTGCTTATAGATCAACAGAACCTTCTAGGAACTATATATAAATACAAGAGATTATAGATATACGCTCATCTCTCCTTAGCCCCTATTCCATCACTTATATTGGTCCTATGAAtgatagaaaaagagaaaaagatgaaTCTAGTTCTCCTTACAAATTGCTTCCTTCAGATCGGATGGCAGTGCATTGGCacatcagaagaaaggtattttgAATGGCATTGAGAGGTATGCATcctaaatttaatatattattatttaatttcaaaTTCTGATATTAAAGTTTTTCCATATAATAGTAGCATGCAGTTTTTATGATTACAATTGGTATAAGAgtctatttaaaaattaaatacccTAGATTATAAAAGCATTAAACCTGATTTTGTATTAGTTCTATTTTGTGTTTTCGCCCTTTGCTTGTGGAGGATGATCCGATCTATTTTGATTATCTCGTAGTTTCCTGCTTGTAGGCAATGAAGGTTTCTCGCCCACGGGAGTGGAATTATGGACGGAAGGTTGTTGCCTGATCTTGATCGATGAGCTACACCGTTAGTATGTTGTTGTCAACGATGCCATGAAGGTCAACGACCTGCCTTGGTCATTGGCTCTTATCGCAAGCCACAACTTTGTAGGCGACAACGTTGCATGCTACAACTGCATAAGCCACAACAACGCTACGTGCAGTGGCATAGGAGGGCAACGATGTTGAGTGTTAATGATAGGTGGCCATCGGTCTACGATCACCTGTATCGCCAGACAGCTTGCTGTACGCGACTATACAACATAAGACAACGGCCTGCTTTCTCATTGACCTTGTTACGGGTAGCGGACAACTGTCTACGATGTTGTAGGGAGTCGTGGCAATGGGACTCCAGCTGCTAGCGCTGATGTACACTGGTTCTACCGATGGCCGAGGGTGATGGTGGCATCGCGACATCGGGCGCTATGATGAGTCTCATGACTGTCACAGGTTTACACCGCAAAGTGTTAACGGAGACCTGGGTATCGGTGGTGGTGCAACAACGCTGTTGAGGGCGACGGTCACACCAGGTCGTGGCACGTTATGACCAGAACGATTGCTGTTGGGTGTCATCACAATGATGGGATTTGGCGATTGAAGCGTTGTCTGAGGCCATTGGATGTCGTGACAAGATAAGAGGAGTCACAATACAAAAGTGTTGTCGCAGACAATGCATCATGATGGTGATCATCAACACCGACTTGATAGCAATCAGAGACAAATCCGAGCATTGCGGATAAGGTGCACAATCGAAGGCCATGAGGCGCATGACAATGGCCTAGGTGCTACTAGTGGACAGTAGCACAGCCTTTGGCCGAAAGACCGAGGTCACACAACGATTGCACTACAAAGAACCCACGATAAGATGGTTGTGCACGATGCTGGTTAGGCACAAGTGATAGATGTTGTAGCGCCTCAGGTGACCTCGAAGGTCTTCTTGGGCAGTGGTGATTTAGGTATTGCTCCCAACGACGACACCAAAGGTGACTAGCGAGGCACTGCGATGTAAAGCAAATGACAGATTCTTGTTCAGCGACGAACGACAACAATTTGGATGGTTCGATGTACGATGGACAAGGACGCACAGCGAAGCACAATCAATGGCGCATCATTGCTGGCAAAGGCAGTGAGGATGCCGCAATCCATGTCGCGGGGAAGAACCAACCACAAGGAACAAGGATGCTAAGAGAGTGTGGTCAAAATTGAACGAGGATGCTAAGAGAGTGtggtcaaaatcaattttgaccaAATCTTACCCTAAATATAATTTTGACCCAACCTTAATTTTAACttagataaaatttaattttgaccTCAAATCAATCCTATGGATTTTGACTCGATCAACCCCGATATTGACTTAATTTGGGGAAGTTCAATTTTAACCTCGATCAATCTCAATTTATGACCGGATTTGATTTTGACTATAACTTGACTGGATTTTGATCGCAACCAAATTTAGACCTAATTTAGTCAAAATTCTCTAAGAATATGATCTCTAGCTTAATTTTGACAATAGAAATTTTTTCTAAGAATCACAAGTAAATAATTTTATGCATTATTGtataaaatacttgatagttagagaaagaatccaaaaataattaatgttaattgAGAGCTTGAGTTCCACTATATTGATTACTAATCTATTTACTAAAGTCTTACAACCTAAggtatttaaagaatatattcttatgattgggCTCATAGAcatcaaaattaatatttttgctTATGTAATTAAAGTTATTTCTTTCCACTATCATGTttacatttatgtatatacatattatcaTTGAATGTGATAACAAAATTATCTTAACAAGATATATTACATGGATCATTATGGACTACATCGTTAAATATGATAATAGGATTgtattgacaagataaattacacaagtcattatggactatattaaaaAAAACTAATAGTGTCGTGGTACATAAAAGAAAGTATGACATTTATGACATACAATTGTAATGACTCATATTAATAAAcaaacttaatataatattattatatttattgaacttattggcctattttataaaatttgtgactaggtataaaatatttttaaaaaattttaaaatctaattataaattatttttaaattattttttattttatttattatgatattgaattctgttttatcttactaattaatgggtcaagtgatagaatattagattatgtagCCCTATTTAATTGAATAAAATATATTACAAATTTGATTAGAGTCTGATTACAATTATCaagcaatagaaaaaaaaaatcaattatgatGAGAATCTTCACAGGGGATGACCTTGATTAGAGGGACTCCAAATTGCTTGCCTTGAACCTCTGTATAAACAAATAAGGTCTCCTATGGACTATAAATAAATAGAAAAGATTACATATCTACTCTCTATCTCTCCTTAGTCTCTATTCCATTGCTTATAATGATCCTATGAAggataggaaaagaaaagaagacgaGTCCAGTTCTCCATGCATCTTCCTTCGAATCGAAGGACGATGCGTTTGcaaatcaaaagaaagacattCTAAATGAAATCGAGAGATATGCATCCTAAATTTAATCTAttgttaattgatttcatatttttgcattaaaATTTTTTCGCATAACAGTATCATGATAACAGTTTTTATGTTTTGCACTGAGAACCAGAGCATCCAAATCATCAACCATGAAACAAAATATAATCACATTTAAACAAGTGATGATCACCACAATAATGTTACAATCATGATTAAAAACTACTAAGAACTACGCACCTGTCAGCTCCAAAGATCAATTTAGCGCTTAGTTTGTTGAAATCTGCCAACCCAGTAATGGGGAGGTACTCCTTCACTTGAGATCTAATACATATCATGTAGAAAAGTACGTAGATATACTGCATCATTAGCAATTCTCATGTGTATCGTCTCTTTtgaaatgacaaaaaatatataaaagaaagaCTAATAAACAAGAAATTCTGTGTGTTTAACATTTTTTATAATTGACAATGGGAATTTTTTTTAGTAGAGAACTATCTTTTCAATTTTACAAATTTATAGACATAGAAAATGTAATATATTGTTATGTTATTGTAGTGAAAAATATCACTGACCGTTTCAGTAGCAAGTAATAATAAGGATATGTTTCTTCAGAAAACAATAAAAGCATCAACAAGGGAACACCTAAACAAAAGCTAAACCAGTAAGTTTTACAAATTTCCATTTGGTCTACTATGTATTATTTTTTCTCTGCAACCATGCTAATTCTACCATGCACCCGGCTACTCTAAATGACACATGCATTCGACATCTTCAACTTTCAAGTGATTTATGATCCAAAAATTAAGCTAAAGATGAGTTTAATGATCATACGGATCGTTGACTAGCAGCTGCTCTGCTCGCCTCACCACATTCAGCACAAGCGGCTTTCCTTCCTATCAGAAAAGAAAACAGGTATAGGAGTTGCAACAACGATGACCAAGAGATATCAGATAGTGTCATTCATTATACCTCAGTTCGATAGGCTCCAACTCCCAGGTTCACCTTAACTGGACTTGGATCCTTGTTATATGCAACCGTGACCTAATGATTCATTCCCAAAGTTTAACACCAAAAGCATCAATCATTGATCCATTACCAAAAATCGTCTGAgaacccaaaaacttcaaaatatatcataaaaCCCCTACAGCGAACACCATCTGTACATACAAGATACGGAAGAATCATTCTCAAGCTCACAGAACAGGTAAAACCGATCACGACTCGCGAAACTGCTACTTCTGATCCAAGAAAGCCAGATCATACGAAGGAAACCGTTCCGTAACATTCCGATCCCAAAGCTATCAAAATATTCCGATCAAGGTTGAGGAACGAGCAGGAgaaggaattacgccaaggatcggGTCCTCCGGTGCCTGGACGACGTTGGCAAAAACGGATCCGCCATAAATCCCGGCGGCTGGCGAGGGGGCGATTGGGTTCTGGGATGCCATGGGAAAGAGACGAAGAATGCGAGGAGTTGATGGACGGGTGCCTCGCGAGGGTAGTTAAACATCCGACGCGGGGGCATGTTAGCACCCTCCATCCCCTTTCTGGCCTTATCGTGCGCCGCTCCGAGCGTCGTGCGTTCCAGTGAGCGGCGCCCGCGGGTTTCTAGAGCTGAGTGCGCGAGTGGTAGGACAGATGAACACACTTCAGCCTTCTGAAGGAGACACGTCTAGCTGAGAGTGTTTCTTAACGGTCACGTCAGCCAAGCTGGGGCGAGAGGAAGAAACCCTGGGCGAATTCGAAGAGCGGGAGTTGGACTGGGTGTTGCGGGAACGTGAGACGCCGCGACCCGAGGCTTGGTGCGTTGTGTAGCGATTCTACACTTACCTTCATTATCATTGGAGACTGGCGGGCCCCAGTATAAGGCCCACTGTTGGTTCATTCCGCTGATCTCCAATCACAAGGCAGGTCAATCGTGCGTGACGGTATTAATGGGTAGGTTAGTACATTTATGGCTTCCCACGGAGCAAAGATGGTGTGGGGTACCATTGGACCACGGTTTTAGTGCTTTAAGCGTCAGCTATTAACTTATTGTGACCAGTTTATTATGTTCTTTACGAAAGAAGTAAGACACTTGGTTAACTGTGTGCTAGAGACTCGGTTCCATCCGTTGCAATCCGCGCGTCGAAATAAATGTGAATGTGGTCCATGTTCGTATAACTGTTTGGCCTAATTAGATTTCGTGGCGCACGCCCAAATGTCATTTGGGTGGACGCGACATGTCCGTTTCCCCACACCTACGAACTACTTGCGTACGCACATATCCGTGCGTCGCACCGATGACGTTGATCGCATGCTCATTTGCCGCGTATTGTTAATGTAATGAATTGTCTTGTCGGTTTCATTGAGGGTGCTGAGAGTCTTCCAGGAATTCCTGCTGCGGCTAATCACTTTGATTCGAGTGGTTCCGCATCCGATTTCGATAATTTCGATTCtggttctattttttattttttttaaaatttaataaaaataatttaaagcaACAAAAAAGTCATAATTTTATTTCAGAATTTTGGTCAAAGTTCCATTTGAAGAGTGGAAGTTTGTTCATACAACTATAAGATAAAATTTCGATCAGtgcataatttttaatttaatatatttttttataatttgattgATTCTATATAGTTGGAACGGGAATCACCCCCAAACCCGATTTGGGTTCGTTCTAAACCGGCAAACTACTAAGCCCATTTGGTTCAGTTAATCGAACGACCCACTGTCAAGACATTAACGCTTATCAACCAAAAGCATCAACGTTTTGATCTAATCTGATTTCAATTCAATTCGATCCAATAAAATCGATTCTTATGAACCGAGCCAAATCATAGTGATCTGCCCTCCTTTTACATTTTGGTTACATCATATACGCAGATCACGCCTACCTTTTGACTTCAAATTTGGGAATCTACGCTGCTTGTGCAGGACAACAGGCTGTGTGTGACTTCCATTAATCTTTGGTGGAAACCATTTGTAGATCAACATTTGTGAATAAAGATTCTGAGTCAAACATTTGAAATCTCCGTTGCTGTACTGAGTCTgcgatcgcttcttccagcgaagcACTGCACCGTCCGCCTCGCAATGGGCAGCCAAAGCCGCCTCAGCTTCTCATCTTCGTCTCTGCTCGACGTGCTGTTACCTGGATCTCGTTCTTGTCTTGATCTAGACAGGTTTGTGATATCAGACATCGATCTGTTTGCCGAGGAAATCGAAGCTCTCGATGCAGGGCTGATCAAATTCTCGTTGGCATTCGAGGGTGAGGGAATGTTTGGATTCGCAGCTGACGAAAGTGCACCGATCTGGTTTGCTTTGGCTTCAAGCAGACTCTTCTCGTCCGTCGTCTCCTTACCATCGACGAAGATCTTCTCTTCTCCAGTTGTCTGCTCGTTCAGACCGAGAAGCGCAAACCGTTCGTTCAACGTAATGCTTAGCAGATCGGAGGTCAATGACGCTAAATCCGATGAGTTCAGGGCGCTCCACCGGCCTTTGAACACGTTGTCGGAGACCACAATCCTGTGCTTGAACTTGTGTAAGAATTGATCTCCACCAGTCGCTTCTTCTAGAATTGGCAGCTTTTCCTTCTCCTTCGTGCTCCTGTCCATGTTCCGGAAGCTACTTCCGATCCCGAATCTTGATGACCCGCGGTGTTCGGCGTCATGGTTGCGCTCGCGCTCGCGCTCGACGAACAGCTCGAGTTCACGTCCGCTGGTCTCGTGCTGACCGGAGGCAAACAAGAACctggagctggtggagttcgcgaACCGGGCGACGTCCACGGCGGTGACCTTGCACCGGCACAGCGGGCAGCTGGAGTGGCCCTCGAGCCAGCGATCGACACAGTCGATGTGGAACGCGTGCTTGCACTTAGGCAGCAGGCGGAGGACCTCATCGCCGTCGAATTTGGATATGCAGACGGCGCATTCGAGGCCGTCGCGGACGCCGCGGAGCGACGCGAAGCGGAAGAAGGGGATCGACTCAACGACGGTCCTGTCGATGCCTGACAACTGATGCCGGGTTTGGCGGGTGGGTGCAGGGATGATGCTTTCCGAGGGCATCGACCAACGGCACTTCACGTACACGAGCAGGAGGACGGTGAGCGATAACATGGTAGCGAAGACGCCGATCGCGATTGCCACGCTCGGGCCGAACGAGACCTTCGCGGTCTCCGACGGCAAGTACTCCGCATCGGCGTGCTGtgcgctggcgacggtggcggggacCAACAACACCAAGAAGAAGACGAAACGAAGAGAAAACGGAGTGTTATCGAGAGAAGGCATAACAATGGAATTCCGAGCACATTCATAGCTTTGTACCAAACGATGTGCCTCTCAATTTATATACGGCTCTGTCGTGCTGGGAATGAGATCATATGCTGTGTTCTTAGTTGTCTTTGGTTCTAAGCTCATTGCATCCGCACTGCTTCTCTCGTGTGTAGAAATAAAGAACCATGGGTGAAACTTGCTCGACGTATCAGATTAAGATTGCCAGTAAACGAAGATTGAAGCAATCGGGAGTCAACAACGTCGTGGCTGACAGAAATCCAACGGAGAGGAGAGAAGAATGCTGATGTGAAAGCATGAGAAATGGACATTATTATATGGTGTACTGCAGAGATGAAAGCATAATGCTGCTGCTAAATGTCCCGACTAGAATATGGAAGGAGGGTGGCTGATAGAGGCTTTGACTTTGAATCTTTGGTGTGGTTTCGAGGAAATGCTTGGGATACAAAAACCCTAAGAAAACAAAAGATTCTCTCCGTGAGCTGACTCGAATTTAATTACACTATGTTGAACGTGAAGAGGAACAGGTATTAAAAGTTAATTTTATTATCTATTTACCGATTTAATAATTAGGTGTAATGACATGATTAAGAGAACTACATAAACAGAACAGACAAAGTGGGCCATTGCCACCTTACTAATAGAATTATAATCCATTAATGGGGTCAGGTACCCGACCATAATTGCAAGGGATAATACTGCTGCAATCCCAAAGGGTACATATAGGAATAGTTCATGAGGTTTGACTACTTATGGTCCCCTAATCTAAAGGTATCAACTAAACACAGAAAACTATGTGTGACAAGATCTATCGAAACATTAACACGGAATCAAACCATCTAGTTTAGGAGATAGAATCTTCTTATATCTAAATTTTCAGCTCCAAGTTGATCAAAATAAATCCAGATCCAGTTCATCATCCTTGATCCCAGCTTGGATTGGATATTCAATTTTCCTACATTATATACTAAAAATCCACATCTTTCTCAGCTTGGATTGGATTGGATATTTTTCAGCTCCAAATTATTTTCCCATCCAACTCAAC
Above is a genomic segment from Musa acuminata AAA Group cultivar baxijiao chromosome BXJ3-4, Cavendish_Baxijiao_AAA, whole genome shotgun sequence containing:
- the LOC135636989 gene encoding aspartate aminotransferase, cytoplasmic-like, whose amino-acid sequence is MASQNPIAPSPAAGIYGGSVFANVVQAPEDPILGVTVAYNKDPSPVKVNLGVGAYRTEEGKPLVLNVVRRAEQLLVNDPSQVKEYLPITGLADFNKLSAKLIFGADSPAIQEIRVATVQCLSGTGSLRVGGEFLARHYHERTIYIPQPTWGNHPKVFTLAGLSVKTYRYYDPTTRGLNFEGLLADLSAAPPGAIVLLHACAHNPTGVDPTLDQWEQIRLLMRSKGLLPFFDSAYQGFASGNLDADAQSVRMFVADGGECLTAQSYAKNMGLYGERVGALSIVCKSADVATTVESQLKLVIRPMYSNPPIHGASIVATILKDRELYHEWTIELKAMADRIINMRQQLFDALRARGTPGDWSHIIKQIGMFTFTGLNTEQVTFMTKEYHIYMTSDGRISMAGLSSKTVPHLVDAIHAAVTRMK
- the LOC103981606 gene encoding E3 ubiquitin-protein ligase ATL42-like; its protein translation is MPSLDNTPFSLRFVFFLVLLVPATVASAQHADAEYLPSETAKVSFGPSVAIAIGVFATMLSLTVLLLVYVKCRWSMPSESIIPAPTRQTRHQLSGIDRTVVESIPFFRFASLRGVRDGLECAVCISKFDGDEVLRLLPKCKHAFHIDCVDRWLEGHSSCPLCRCKVTAVDVARFANSTSSRFLFASGQHETSGRELELFVERERERNHDAEHRGSSRFGIGSSFRNMDRSTKEKEKLPILEEATGGDQFLHKFKHRIVVSDNVFKGRWSALNSSDLASLTSDLLSITLNERFALLGLNEQTTGEEKIFVDGKETTDEKSLLEAKANQIGALSSAANPNIPSPSNANENLISPASRASISSANRSMSDITNLSRSRQERDPGNSTSSRDEDEKLRRLWLPIARRTVQCFAGRSDRRLSTATEISNV